ctgggacagctccgTTTGTGCTCGGGCGGCCTGGCCAAGGACGTGGGGAACAAGggcaggggacactgctggctgAACGAGAATCGGCCTCGGCTGAAGAGCTGAACATGAGAGAAGTGACAGCTCCAACAGCCACGAGCTCTTCCCACCAAGGACAGATCCAGACATTACCTGCAAGGTTCTTTCGCTGATTAATGAAGAAGCAAAAAACGGTTCCCGTGCACCcagagtggggctgggcaccGGCACCAGTGggagcagctgtccctgcagtgcccggGCCTGTCCGTGCCCTCCGCCAGGCTGGCAGCCCCTCACAGCTCATCCTTGTTCTGCCCCGGATCCCGGGGCTCCCCCTGCTCCACGGGCACCGACCCCGGGGCTGTCCCGGCCGCTGACCCCGCACGCACCCGGGGGGCACCCGCAGCCCCCGGAGCCAGGCACGGACACCCGGGGGGCACCCACGGGGCACCCACGGCCCTGCACACACCGGTGGGTGCAGAGCCCGCACACAGCCGCGTGTGCACCACAGCCCGCACAGcctgcacacacatgcacacacacgcacacacatcCCCGCACATCCCCGCAGCCCCTCCCCGCACAGTATCCCCTGCCCACGCGCGCTCCCGCccacggacacacggacagacggacacaggCGGACGCACGGacacacacggacacacggacacacacggacggacacacggacacacacacggacacacggacggacacacggacacacacacGGACGCACGGGCGCGCTGTCAcgcccgcagccccagccccgcacGCTCTCGCTCTCGCACTCGCTCCCGCCGCGCTCCCACGCGGTTCCCCCGCCCGGGCCGGGATTCCGCGCTCCGTGacgccccgcgccgccccgcccggccgccATAAAAGCGGCGGCGCCGCAGCGGAGCCGGAGCGGGCCCGGAGCGAGCGGAGCCGAGCGGAGCCATggccgcggggccgcccggCAGCCGCCtcctgccgctgctgctgctgctggggccgGCGCTCGGCCAGGGCCTGGGGCAGACGCGCTTCATCTGCACCTCGGTGCCGCTGGACGGGGACGTGTGCGCCGCCTCGGCGCTGGGCACCGGCTCGGCAGAGGAGCTGAAGGGCACCGTGCTGCAGCTGCGGGAGACggtgctgcagcagaaggaaaccATCATGAACCAGAAGGAGACGATCCGCGAGCTCACGGCCAAGCTGGGCCGCTGCGAGAGCCAGAGCGTGCTGGAGCCGCCCGGCGAGGGAAAGGGCAGGAAGGGCTTTTCCAAGAACACCATGGGCGACCTGTCGCGGCCCGCCGCCGCCGAGACCCTCAGCCAGCTGGGGCAGACGCTGCAGTCGCTGAAAACCCGGCTGGAGAACCTGGAGGTACGCGAGGAGAGCCGGGGAGCCGCACAGCCGGGCACCGGGAGACGCGGGGAGCCGGGGCAGCCGCGCATCCCAGCGCGGGGAGCGCGGAGCCGGGGCAGCGGGCAGCCCTCGGAGCCGGGGCAGCGGGCAGCCCTCGGAGCCGGGGCAGCGGGCAGCCCTCGGAGCCGGGGCAGCGGGCATCGCTCGGAGCCGGGGCAGCGGGCAGCCCGCGGAGCCGGGCAGCGGGAGCCGCCTCCCGGTAATAACATCCCGGCTCCTCTGCTCGCCCCTTGCAGCAGTTCAGCAGGATGAACTCCTCCAGCCAGACCAACAACCTGAAGGACATCCTGCAGAACAAGATCGATGACCTGGAGAAGCAGGTGCTGTCGCGGGTGAACAGCCTGGAGGAGGGCAAGCTCAGCCCCCGCAACGAGTCCGAGGAGCGCGGCAAGATCGAGAGCACCCTCACCTCGCTGCACCAGCGCATCAGCGACCTGGAGAAAGGTACCGGGCGCTGCCCACCCCCGGGACCCCTGGAGCTCCCCCGCCGCCGGGACCGGGCGCTGCCGCCGACGCGGGCGGATCCGCCGAGCCCGTCCCGTTCCCTCCCCGGGATCGGTCCCTCTCCCCCAGCTTGGCTGTCCCCGCGGCAGGGTCGGGACCGGCCGATCGCTGAggtccctccctgcccaaaCCCTCGCTCGGTGGCTCCCGGGGCCGCCGGTGCCCGCGGGCTCGGTACCGGGGACGCTCCGGGCGCTGCCCGCCCCGGGGATTAGGGAGCCGCGCGGCGCCGGAGGGATTTGCTCCTCGCTGCCATCTCAAGGCCCGTTACATAacggggtggggagggggggaaccCCCAAAGGGGCGGGAAGGGGGCCCGGCAGGAGCCCACCGCCCCCGCGCTCCCGCAGGCCAGAAGGACAACCGGCCCCCGGACAGGTTCCAGCTCACCTTCCACCTGCGCACCAACTACATGTACGCCAAGGTGAAGAAGAGCCTGCCCGAGATGTACGCCTTCAGCATCTGCATGTGGATCAAATCCAGCGCCTCCCCCGGCATGGGCACCCCCTTCTCCTACGCCGTGCCCGGGCAGGCCAACGAGCTGGTGCTCATCGAGTGGGGCAACAACCCCATGGAGATCCTCATCAACGACAAGGTAgggcccggggccgcggggagggctctgggctggggggcGGCGTGGGGGGACCCCCGAGTGACCACCCCGACCCCGCTGCCCGCCCGCAGGTGGCCAAGCTGCCCTTCGCCATCAACGACGGCAAGTGGCACCACATCTGCGTCACCTGGACCACGCGGGACGGCGTGTGGGAAGCGTACCAGGACGGCACGCAGACGGGCAACGGCGAGAACCTGGCCCCCTACCACCCCATCAAGCCGCAGGGCGTGCTGGtgctgggccaggagcaggTAAGGCCGGTGCCCCGGGGGGACGCGGGcagcggtgccggtgccggtgccccgCTGACCGCGGCCCCTCCGCAGGACACGCTGGGCGGCGGCTTCGACGCCACGCAGGCGTTCGTGGGGGAGCTGGCCCACTTCAACGTGTGGGACCGCAAGCTGAGCCCGGGGGAGGTGTACGGCCTGGCCACCTGCAGCTCCAAGGCACTCGCGGGCAACGTCATCGCCTGGGCCGAGGCCAACATCGACATCTACGGCGGGGCCACCAAGTGGACTTTCGAGGCCTGCCGCCAGCTCAACTAGGGCCACGGACAAGCGAGAGAAACCTCCTCAGCGggttcttttatttatttatttgtttcctCCTTGTTTTGCGCAAAAACGACCGAGAACGAAGCCACCCGACTCGTCCCGGCGGCGTGGATGCTCCGGCAGCGGGGCGCCCGCCCCCGGAGCCCCACGACCCTCCGGTTTCTGTCTTGCCAACGTCCTTCAACGCCTGCGTGCCTTGGCCTGGCGCGGCTgcgccccccccgccgccccccggcccggcccccgctTCGCCGCCGCTTCCCTCGGGCACCGGCGCCTGAAAAggccgcggggcccggcccggagcCCGCCCGgggctcctctctctgcccagcctgacCCCCGGGACGCCGCTGCCCCCGGAGCTGGGGGAGAGCTCTGACATCCCCCCCGCCCAGCTGCGCTCCCACCGGGACCCCGAGGAGGGGCGACCCCTCCGCTGAACCCCCTGAGGAGCCGCCCctgccccggagcccctcccgGGCACCACAGCCATAGCCCCGGGCTGCGGCGGGCACCAggggacccccggccccgctccccgaCCTGCCGCACTCAGGtacccccggccccgccgcctgcAGCCCCCCGAGGCTCCTTAGCTGGTGACAAATAGCCTTTACcgtcccctccagcccagctcccactgaCAGGTCTGAAGCCTTTCTGCTTTTGATAATACACTCTCTTGTTTCTCTTACTGTAAAGGGAAGTTTATTACCAATAATAAAAAAGGGTATTTTTATGAAGAtaaaaaaagtatatatatagAATTATCAGTGCtccct
This portion of the Zonotrichia leucophrys gambelii isolate GWCS_2022_RI chromosome 18, RI_Zleu_2.0, whole genome shotgun sequence genome encodes:
- the NPTX1 gene encoding neuronal pentraxin-1, with translation MAAGPPGSRLLPLLLLLGPALGQGLGQTRFICTSVPLDGDVCAASALGTGSAEELKGTVLQLRETVLQQKETIMNQKETIRELTAKLGRCESQSVLEPPGEGKGRKGFSKNTMGDLSRPAAAETLSQLGQTLQSLKTRLENLEQFSRMNSSSQTNNLKDILQNKIDDLEKQVLSRVNSLEEGKLSPRNESEERGKIESTLTSLHQRISDLEKGQKDNRPPDRFQLTFHLRTNYMYAKVKKSLPEMYAFSICMWIKSSASPGMGTPFSYAVPGQANELVLIEWGNNPMEILINDKVAKLPFAINDGKWHHICVTWTTRDGVWEAYQDGTQTGNGENLAPYHPIKPQGVLVLGQEQDTLGGGFDATQAFVGELAHFNVWDRKLSPGEVYGLATCSSKALAGNVIAWAEANIDIYGGATKWTFEACRQLN